From the genome of Alosa sapidissima isolate fAloSap1 chromosome 14, fAloSap1.pri, whole genome shotgun sequence, one region includes:
- the LOC121681958 gene encoding high choriolytic enzyme 2-like isoform X1, with amino-acid sequence MAVFKFTVGLLALLLVAFAWAEEVETDEIVEDTNAELSVSELLERANRDRTPDFDEPELMGDIAIDSADERNADPCTSRGCMWQKYSDGKVYVPYVIQNHYSSRELSIIQRGLDSFSSMSCIRFKRRSNERDYLSIESRNGCYSYIGRTGNAQTVSLSRSGCLYHNTVQHELLHALGFNHEQTRSDRDNHIRVVWENIIDDMKHNFNKVNTLNQGTPYDYNSVMQYHKTAFSKNNQPTMVPIPNSNVAIGQATQMSQNDINRLNRLYKCCE; translated from the exons ATGGCCGTGTTCAAGTTCACCGTGGGTCTGCTGGCCCTGCTGCTGGTTGCCTTTGCCTGGgctgaggaggtggag ACTG ATGAGATTGTGGAAGACACCAATGCTgagctgtctgtgtctgagctgcTGGAGAGAGCCAACAGGGACCGCA CTCCTGACTTTGACGAGCCTGAGCTGATGGGAGACATCGCCATCGACTCTGCTGATGAAAGGAACGCTGACCCCTGCACCTCCAGGGGCTGCATGTGGCAAAAGTACAGTGATGGCAAGGTCTACGTGCCCTACGTCATTCAGAACCACTACT CTTCCCGCGAGCTGTCCATCATCCAGCGTGGTCTGGACTCCTTCTCCTCCATGTCCTGCATCCGCTTCAAGCGCCGCAGCAACGAGAGGGACTACCTCAGCATTGAGTCTCGCAATGG ATGCTACTCTTACATTGGTCGTACTGGAAACGCTCAGACCGTGTCCCTGAGCCGCTCCGGCTGCCTGTACCACAACACCGTCCAGCACGAGCTGCTCCATGCTCTGGGTTTCAACCACGAGCAGACCCGCAGCGACCGTGACAACCACATCCGCGTTGTCTGGGAGAACATCATCGATG ACATGAAGCACAACTTCAACAAGGTCAACACCCTGAACCAGGGAACTCCCTATGACTACAACTCTGTTATGCAGTACCACAA GACCGCCTTCTCCAAGAACAACCAACCCACCATGGTGCCCATTCCCAACAGCAACGTTGCGATTGGCCAGGCCACCCAGATGAGCCAGAACGACATCAACAGGCTCAACAGGCTGTACAAGTGCTGTGAGTAG
- the ptpmt1 gene encoding phosphatidylglycerophosphatase and protein-tyrosine phosphatase 1 isoform X1, producing MSGALARLLFYPTLAYNVLMEKITSREWYNRVDQTVILGALPFKSMTEELVQKENVRGVITMNEEYETKYFCNSSEEWRAAGVEQLRLSTVDLTGVPSMEHLQRGVEFALQHGQEGTSVYIHCKAGRSRSATVAAAYLIKLHCWSPEEACRMLASVRPHVLVRSAQRELLLQYYQQVCASGSS from the exons ATGTCAGGGGCATTGGCAAGGCTTTTATTTTATCCAACTTTAGCTTACAATGTTTTAATGGAGAAAATAACCTCTAGGGAATGGTATAACCGTGTGGATCAGACTGTTATTTTGGGGGCTCTTCCTTTCAAATCAATGACAGAGGAG TTGGTCCAGAAAGAAAATGTCAGAGGAGTGATAACCATGAATGAAGAGTACGAGACCAAGTACTTTTGCAATTCATCAGAG gagTGGAGAGCAGCCGGGGTGGAGCAACTCCGCCTGAGCACAGTTGACCTCACGGGTGTGCCCAGCATGGAGCACCTGCAGAGAGGGGTGGAGTTTGCCCTGCAGCATGGACAGGAAGGCACCAGTGTGTACATTCACTGCAAAGCCGGCCGGTCCCGCAGCGCCACCGTCGCCGCTGCCTACCTCATCAAG CTTCACTGCTGGAGTCCCGAAGAAGCGTGTCGGATGTTGGCCTCCGTGCGGCCACATGTACTGGTGCGCTCCGCACAGCGGGAGCTGCTCCTGCAGTACTACCAGCAGGTCTGTGCTTCAGGCTCCAGCTAG
- the LOC121681958 gene encoding high choriolytic enzyme 2-like isoform X2, producing MAVFKFTVGLLALLLVAFAWAEEVETDEIVEDTNAELSVSELLERANRDRTPDFDEPELMGDIAIDSADERNADPCTSRGCMWQKYSDGKVYVPYVIQNHYSSRELSIIQRGLDSFSSMSCIRFKRRSNERDYLSIESRNGCYSYIGRTGNAQTVSLSRSGCLYHNTVQHELLHALGFNHEQTRSDRDNHIRVVWENIIDDMKHNFNKVNTLNQGTPYDYNSVMQYHKTAFSKNNQPTMVPIPNSNVAIGQATQMSQNDINRLNRLYKC from the exons ATGGCCGTGTTCAAGTTCACCGTGGGTCTGCTGGCCCTGCTGCTGGTTGCCTTTGCCTGGgctgaggaggtggag ACTG ATGAGATTGTGGAAGACACCAATGCTgagctgtctgtgtctgagctgcTGGAGAGAGCCAACAGGGACCGCA CTCCTGACTTTGACGAGCCTGAGCTGATGGGAGACATCGCCATCGACTCTGCTGATGAAAGGAACGCTGACCCCTGCACCTCCAGGGGCTGCATGTGGCAAAAGTACAGTGATGGCAAGGTCTACGTGCCCTACGTCATTCAGAACCACTACT CTTCCCGCGAGCTGTCCATCATCCAGCGTGGTCTGGACTCCTTCTCCTCCATGTCCTGCATCCGCTTCAAGCGCCGCAGCAACGAGAGGGACTACCTCAGCATTGAGTCTCGCAATGG ATGCTACTCTTACATTGGTCGTACTGGAAACGCTCAGACCGTGTCCCTGAGCCGCTCCGGCTGCCTGTACCACAACACCGTCCAGCACGAGCTGCTCCATGCTCTGGGTTTCAACCACGAGCAGACCCGCAGCGACCGTGACAACCACATCCGCGTTGTCTGGGAGAACATCATCGATG ACATGAAGCACAACTTCAACAAGGTCAACACCCTGAACCAGGGAACTCCCTATGACTACAACTCTGTTATGCAGTACCACAA GACCGCCTTCTCCAAGAACAACCAACCCACCATGGTGCCCATTCCCAACAGCAACGTTGCGATTGGCCAGGCCACCCAGATGAGCCAGAACGACATCAACAGGCTCAACAGGCTGTACAAGTGCT AG
- the ptpmt1 gene encoding phosphatidylglycerophosphatase and protein-tyrosine phosphatase 1 isoform X2: MNEEYETKYFCNSSEEWRAAGVEQLRLSTVDLTGVPSMEHLQRGVEFALQHGQEGTSVYIHCKAGRSRSATVAAAYLIKLHCWSPEEACRMLASVRPHVLVRSAQRELLLQYYQQVCASGSS; this comes from the exons ATGAATGAAGAGTACGAGACCAAGTACTTTTGCAATTCATCAGAG gagTGGAGAGCAGCCGGGGTGGAGCAACTCCGCCTGAGCACAGTTGACCTCACGGGTGTGCCCAGCATGGAGCACCTGCAGAGAGGGGTGGAGTTTGCCCTGCAGCATGGACAGGAAGGCACCAGTGTGTACATTCACTGCAAAGCCGGCCGGTCCCGCAGCGCCACCGTCGCCGCTGCCTACCTCATCAAG CTTCACTGCTGGAGTCCCGAAGAAGCGTGTCGGATGTTGGCCTCCGTGCGGCCACATGTACTGGTGCGCTCCGCACAGCGGGAGCTGCTCCTGCAGTACTACCAGCAGGTCTGTGCTTCAGGCTCCAGCTAG